A part of Streptomyces sp. NBC_00557 genomic DNA contains:
- a CDS encoding SDR family oxidoreductase, with translation MPLKGARERRVATGGVELCVAELGDPDRPTVLLVHGYPDSKEVWSEVAVRLADRFHVVLYDVRGHGRSTAPKPLRGGFTLPKLTDDFLAVADAVSPDRPVHLVGHDWGSVQSWEFVTVEHTKGRIASFTSISGPSLDHFGHWINARVKRPTPRRVGQLLGQGAKSWYVYLLHTPALPELAWRGPLGRIWPKILQRMEKVPGGGYPTASLPSDAAHGAWLYRDNVRARLRHPRPDAYAHAPVQLITPQEDAFLSERLYDDLEQWVPRLTRRTLPAKHWVPRSRPDQLVSWVEDFVMSVDAGRAEPQATGRHADRFGGQLVLITGAGSGIGRATAFAFAEAGARVVAVDLDAESAARTAELCRLIGAPDAWAETADVSDEQAMEKLAEKVHREHGVLDVLVNNAGIGLSGSFFATSSDDWRKVLDVNLWGVIHGCRLFGARMAERGQGGHIVNTASAAAFQPSRVLSAYSTSKAAVLMLSECLRAELADQGIGVSAICPGIVNTNITSTARFAGVDEAEERRLQKNSARLYGLRNYPPEKVAQAILDAVVHNRAVVPVTPEAKGAHLLSRLLPGALRRLARVEPKL, from the coding sequence ATGCCGCTGAAGGGTGCGCGGGAGCGCCGGGTGGCGACCGGCGGGGTCGAGCTGTGCGTGGCCGAGCTGGGCGATCCGGACCGGCCCACGGTGCTGCTGGTGCACGGCTACCCGGACAGCAAGGAGGTCTGGTCCGAGGTCGCCGTCCGCCTCGCCGACCGTTTCCACGTGGTCCTGTACGACGTCCGGGGCCACGGCCGCTCGACGGCGCCCAAACCGCTGCGCGGCGGGTTCACCCTGCCCAAGCTCACCGACGACTTCCTGGCCGTGGCCGACGCGGTCAGCCCGGACCGCCCGGTCCACCTGGTCGGCCACGACTGGGGCTCGGTGCAGTCCTGGGAGTTCGTCACCGTGGAGCACACCAAGGGCCGTATCGCCTCCTTCACCTCGATCTCCGGGCCGTCCCTCGACCACTTCGGGCACTGGATCAACGCGCGCGTGAAGCGTCCGACGCCCCGCCGGGTGGGCCAGCTCCTCGGCCAGGGCGCCAAGTCCTGGTACGTGTACCTGCTGCACACCCCGGCCCTGCCGGAACTGGCCTGGCGCGGCCCGCTCGGCCGGATCTGGCCGAAGATCCTCCAGCGCATGGAGAAGGTCCCCGGCGGCGGCTATCCGACCGCCTCCCTCCCCTCCGACGCGGCGCACGGCGCCTGGCTGTACCGGGACAACGTCCGTGCCCGGCTGCGTCACCCGCGCCCCGACGCGTACGCGCACGCGCCCGTGCAGCTCATCACGCCCCAGGAGGACGCGTTCCTCTCGGAGCGGCTGTACGACGACCTGGAGCAGTGGGTGCCCCGGCTGACCCGCCGCACGCTCCCGGCCAAGCACTGGGTCCCGCGCAGCCGCCCCGACCAACTCGTCTCCTGGGTCGAGGACTTCGTCATGTCGGTGGACGCGGGACGCGCCGAGCCCCAGGCCACCGGCCGCCATGCCGACCGGTTCGGCGGCCAGTTGGTACTGATCACCGGGGCCGGCAGCGGCATCGGCCGGGCCACGGCGTTCGCGTTCGCGGAAGCCGGCGCGCGCGTGGTGGCCGTCGACCTCGACGCCGAATCGGCCGCCCGCACCGCCGAGTTGTGCCGCCTGATCGGCGCGCCCGACGCCTGGGCGGAGACGGCCGACGTCTCCGACGAGCAGGCGATGGAGAAGCTCGCGGAGAAGGTGCACCGCGAACACGGCGTGCTGGACGTGCTGGTGAACAACGCGGGCATCGGTCTGTCCGGCTCCTTCTTCGCCACGTCGTCCGACGACTGGCGCAAGGTCCTGGACGTCAATCTCTGGGGCGTGATCCACGGCTGCCGGCTCTTCGGCGCGCGGATGGCCGAGCGCGGCCAGGGCGGCCACATCGTCAACACCGCGTCCGCCGCGGCCTTCCAGCCTTCCCGTGTCCTGTCCGCCTACAGCACCTCCAAGGCCGCGGTGCTGATGCTCTCCGAGTGCCTGCGCGCCGAACTCGCCGACCAGGGCATCGGAGTGAGCGCGATCTGTCCCGGCATCGTCAACACCAACATCACATCCACGGCCCGTTTCGCGGGAGTTGACGAGGCCGAGGAACGCCGCCTCCAGAAGAACTCGGCCCGCCTGTACGGCCTGCGCAACTACCCGCCGGAGAAGGTGGCCCAGGCGATCCTGGACGCCGTGGTCCACAACAGGGCGGTGGTACCGGTGACTCCGGAGGCGAAGGGCGCGCATCTGCTGTCGCGGCTGCTGCCGGGGGCGCTGCGGCGACTGGCGCGGGTGGAGCCGAAGTTGTGA
- a CDS encoding RNA 2'-phosphotransferase, with amino-acid sequence MNEGQDAGHIDDRRLVKVSKYLSRHLRHQPERIGLSLGPGGWVEIDTLIAAAAAHGFRFTREELDDVVARNDKQRFAIEGSRIRASQGHSVEVDLGLPAAVPPPYLYHGTVARNLDAIRAEGLRPMNRHDVHLSADRETATRVGARRGRPVVLTVDAGAMHHDGHVFHVSANGVWLTKAVPPRYLRFPGPR; translated from the coding sequence ATGAACGAAGGGCAAGACGCAGGACACATCGACGACAGACGCCTGGTGAAGGTGTCGAAGTATCTCTCCAGACACCTGCGCCACCAGCCGGAACGCATCGGGCTCAGCCTCGGTCCGGGCGGCTGGGTGGAGATCGACACGCTGATCGCCGCGGCCGCCGCGCACGGCTTCCGCTTCACGCGCGAGGAACTCGACGACGTGGTGGCCCGCAACGACAAACAGCGCTTCGCGATCGAGGGGAGCCGCATCCGCGCCAGCCAGGGCCACAGCGTCGAGGTCGACCTCGGCCTGCCCGCGGCGGTCCCGCCGCCGTATCTGTACCACGGGACCGTCGCCCGCAACCTCGACGCGATCCGGGCGGAGGGGCTGCGGCCCATGAACCGGCACGACGTCCACCTCTCCGCCGACCGCGAGACCGCCACCCGGGTCGGCGCGCGCCGCGGGCGGCCCGTGGTGCTCACCGTCGACGCCGGCGCCATGCACCACGACGGCCACGTGTTCCACGTCAGCGCCAACGGCGTCTGGCTGACCAAGGCCGTACCACCGCGCTACCTGCGCTTTCCCGGCCCACGCTGA